From Herbiconiux flava, one genomic window encodes:
- a CDS encoding ABC transporter ATP-binding protein, with protein MTRTSSSSPRGRGFGRSRGGAADDGPRARFSQLLPYLFEHKKVLGVVVVLSIVGAAASLAQPLLVSQVITVVQEGRALDMLVWALVALVVVSGLISGFQHYLLQRTGTSVVLSARRQLVHRMLRLPISEFDTRRTGDLVSRVGSDTTLLYAVITQGLVDAIGGSLIFVGALIAMLIIDPVLLGLTVLVIAVSVVTVVAISGKVRVASRRQQEKVGDLAAAVERSISAIRTVRASNATERETEAVEADARGAWEMGVKVAKISALVVPIAGIALQVSLLVVLGVGGFRVASGAITIASLVSFILFLFMMIMPLGQAFGAINSVNQALGALGRIQEVIDLPIEGQDDAALAAKAAPGSASPGAPAIEFDDVHFGYGADSVLHGVSFAAPRGGRTAIVGPSGAGKSTMLALIERFYDPTAGAVRFGGVDVRRLDRVELRSQIGYVEQDAPVLAGTLRQNLLLATPDATDEQCIRVLHEVNLGEVLNRSPEGLDAAVGEDGVMLSGGERQRLAIARALLAAPPVLLLDESTSSLDGMNEQMLREAIDAVAENRTLIVIAHRLSTVVDSDQIVVVDHGRVVGVGTHSELVASTPLYRELAKHQLLV; from the coding sequence ATGACCCGCACCTCCTCCTCGAGCCCCCGTGGGCGCGGCTTCGGCCGTTCCCGCGGGGGCGCCGCCGACGACGGGCCCCGCGCCCGGTTCAGCCAGCTGCTGCCCTACCTGTTCGAGCACAAGAAGGTGCTCGGCGTCGTCGTGGTGCTGAGCATCGTGGGAGCGGCCGCGAGCCTCGCCCAGCCGCTGCTGGTGAGCCAGGTCATCACGGTCGTGCAGGAGGGCCGGGCCCTCGACATGCTGGTCTGGGCCCTGGTGGCCCTCGTCGTGGTCTCGGGCCTGATCAGCGGCTTCCAGCACTACCTGCTGCAGCGCACCGGCACGAGCGTCGTGCTCTCGGCCCGCCGTCAGCTGGTGCACCGGATGCTCCGGCTGCCGATCAGCGAGTTCGACACCCGGCGCACGGGCGACCTCGTCTCCCGCGTCGGCTCCGACACCACGCTGCTCTACGCCGTCATCACGCAGGGCCTCGTCGACGCGATCGGCGGCTCGCTGATCTTCGTCGGCGCCCTGATCGCCATGCTGATCATCGACCCCGTGCTGCTCGGCCTCACGGTGCTCGTGATCGCCGTCTCGGTGGTCACCGTGGTCGCCATCTCGGGCAAGGTGCGGGTCGCCAGCCGCCGTCAGCAGGAGAAGGTGGGCGACCTCGCCGCGGCCGTCGAGCGATCGATCAGCGCCATCCGCACGGTGCGCGCCTCGAACGCCACCGAGCGCGAGACCGAGGCCGTCGAGGCGGATGCTCGGGGCGCCTGGGAGATGGGCGTCAAGGTCGCGAAGATCTCGGCCCTCGTGGTGCCGATCGCCGGCATCGCGCTGCAGGTGTCGCTGCTCGTCGTGCTCGGCGTCGGCGGCTTCCGCGTGGCCTCGGGAGCGATCACCATCGCGAGCCTGGTGTCGTTCATCCTGTTCCTGTTCATGATGATCATGCCGCTCGGCCAGGCCTTCGGCGCCATCAACTCGGTGAACCAGGCGCTCGGTGCGCTGGGCCGCATCCAGGAGGTCATCGACCTGCCGATCGAGGGCCAGGACGACGCGGCCCTCGCCGCGAAGGCCGCCCCCGGCTCGGCGAGCCCCGGTGCCCCGGCCATCGAGTTCGACGACGTGCACTTCGGCTACGGCGCCGACAGCGTGCTGCACGGCGTGAGCTTCGCGGCCCCGCGCGGCGGCCGCACGGCGATCGTCGGCCCCTCGGGCGCCGGCAAGTCGACCATGCTCGCCCTGATCGAGCGCTTCTACGACCCCACCGCCGGCGCCGTGCGCTTCGGCGGGGTCGACGTGCGCCGCCTCGACCGTGTCGAGCTGCGCTCGCAGATCGGCTACGTCGAGCAGGACGCCCCGGTGCTCGCCGGCACCCTGCGCCAGAACCTGCTGCTCGCCACCCCCGACGCCACCGACGAGCAGTGCATCCGGGTGCTGCACGAGGTGAACCTCGGCGAGGTGCTCAACCGCTCGCCCGAGGGGCTCGACGCGGCCGTCGGCGAGGACGGCGTGATGCTCTCCGGCGGCGAGCGCCAGCGCCTGGCTATCGCCCGCGCCCTGCTCGCCGCTCCCCCGGTGCTGCTCCTGGACGAGTCGACCTCCTCGCTCGACGGCATGAACGAGCAGATGCTCCGCGAGGCCATCGACGCGGTCGCCGAGAACCGTACGCTGATCGTCATCGCGCACCGCCTCTCCACCGTCGTCGACTCCGACCAGATCGTCGTCGTCGACCACGGCCGGGTCGTCGGGGTCGGCACCCACTCCGAGCTGGTGGCGTCGACACCGCTCTACCGCGAGCTCGCGAAGCACCAGCTGCTCGTCTGA